One window from the genome of Citrobacter telavivensis encodes:
- a CDS encoding DNA replication protein: MNISTTFQTLESEITQLRGVLGSRLPLKASVCVLPAVADGEEDMAIEHIMPELKQGHDAVHAACAAYADLHIRDGYSQKSARRTTGVLWYDNTDAEFSQLVTRLVTSINQHKESIQRHIIENYGGDRRPEYMRFNALHSACPGVMTLHLYRQLRMFDNANVNLVSFGWRQKTLFSRVNKIELLQKMGKDIEEDEDKSVRLNSLIKAIARVPEEKLRLRRPVKVHPAANIAMADPEQPDQVLRLSAASSMPFIIIQDEHVKIRPLPEFVANEVKPRSNRLKTDVIGIFHGESIEMIL, translated from the coding sequence ATGAATATCTCAACAACTTTCCAGACGCTGGAGAGCGAGATCACACAACTGCGTGGAGTGCTGGGTTCCCGGCTTCCGCTCAAGGCGAGTGTCTGCGTCCTGCCAGCCGTTGCTGATGGCGAAGAAGATATGGCCATCGAACACATCATGCCTGAGCTGAAACAGGGACACGATGCTGTCCATGCTGCCTGCGCGGCATACGCTGACCTGCATATCAGGGATGGCTATTCGCAGAAGTCAGCCCGGCGCACTACCGGCGTATTATGGTACGACAACACGGATGCGGAATTCTCTCAGCTGGTTACCCGGTTGGTGACATCCATCAACCAGCATAAAGAGAGCATTCAACGCCACATCATCGAAAACTACGGTGGTGATCGCCGACCGGAATACATGCGCTTCAACGCGCTGCATAGCGCCTGCCCTGGTGTCATGACCCTGCATCTCTATCGGCAGTTGCGCATGTTTGATAACGCTAACGTCAATCTGGTTAGTTTCGGCTGGAGGCAAAAGACGCTTTTTAGCAGGGTTAACAAAATCGAGTTGCTCCAGAAAATGGGCAAGGACATCGAGGAAGATGAAGATAAATCAGTCAGACTCAACTCGTTGATTAAAGCTATTGCGCGTGTACCGGAAGAAAAGCTTCGCTTACGCCGTCCGGTTAAAGTGCATCCAGCTGCAAACATCGCGATGGCTGATCCTGAACAACCCGACCAGGTACTGCGTCTTTCTGCCGCTTCATCTATGCCGTTCATTATCATTCAGGATGAGCACGTGAAAATTCGGCCATTGCCGGAGTTCGTGGCCAATGAAGTAAAGCCGAGGAGTAACCGCCTCAAGACAGATGTGATCGGTATATTCCACGGCGAAAGTATCGAAATGATTCTCTGA
- a CDS encoding CoA-disulfide reductase: protein MKIVIVGGVAGGASAAARARRLSEDVSIVVFERGSDVSFANCGLPYHIGGKIPLRQSLILKTPEDFKSRFNIDVRICHEVTSVDPVNKTVTVKNLTSGEVYSEEWDRLLLSTGAAPVVPPLPGLQEEGVFTLRNLTDMDAILGWIEQHHVAHTTLVGGGFIGLEVMEALSERGISVTLLEMGEQVMAPVDPEMASALHQEIRSHGVDLRLRTALTEVLRTETGFRVALSEGGFLQTDMVILAIGVKPENSLATGAGLAVGKRGGISVNACMQTSIPDIYAVGDAVETPDFVFQEPANFPLAGPANRQGRIAADNMLDRHSLYHGSQGTSICKVFSLSIGSVGANEKQLKVHGTRYEKVYVHAADHAGYYPGATMISLKLLFSPDTGKILGAQASGKKGVDKRIDVLSVAQRAGLTVNDLEHLELTYAPPFNSARDVVNQAGMVATNVMKGDTVICHVSDVLQREPGSYCLLDIRSPAELKQFGEYPDALSIPLDSLRENLGKLPKDKEIFIGCQSGLRGHVAYRILQAHGFRTYNLSGGFITWQTVTESMSK, encoded by the coding sequence ATGAAAATAGTGATTGTTGGTGGTGTTGCCGGCGGGGCATCCGCTGCAGCCAGAGCTCGTCGGTTATCAGAGGATGTCAGTATTGTTGTGTTTGAACGGGGAAGCGATGTCTCTTTCGCCAACTGTGGATTACCTTATCATATAGGCGGAAAAATTCCTTTAAGGCAGTCACTGATTCTGAAAACCCCGGAGGATTTTAAATCCCGCTTTAACATAGACGTCCGTATCTGTCATGAAGTGACGTCAGTGGATCCGGTTAATAAAACGGTGACGGTTAAAAATCTGACCTCAGGGGAGGTCTATAGCGAAGAATGGGATCGTCTGCTCCTCAGTACCGGCGCCGCTCCGGTTGTCCCTCCTTTGCCCGGGCTACAGGAAGAGGGTGTCTTTACGCTGCGAAATCTTACTGACATGGATGCTATCCTGGGGTGGATTGAGCAACATCACGTAGCTCACACCACGCTTGTCGGGGGGGGATTTATCGGACTTGAAGTGATGGAGGCTCTGAGCGAACGGGGGATCAGTGTGACCCTGCTGGAGATGGGGGAACAGGTTATGGCTCCGGTTGATCCTGAAATGGCATCTGCCCTGCATCAGGAAATCCGGAGTCATGGCGTGGATCTGCGTCTCAGAACGGCGCTCACCGAGGTACTGCGGACAGAGACGGGATTCCGCGTTGCACTGTCTGAGGGTGGGTTTCTGCAGACCGACATGGTTATTCTCGCCATCGGGGTAAAACCTGAGAACAGCCTTGCCACAGGAGCCGGGCTCGCAGTGGGTAAACGGGGAGGCATAAGCGTCAATGCCTGTATGCAGACCAGTATCCCTGACATCTACGCCGTGGGGGATGCCGTTGAAACCCCAGACTTTGTCTTTCAGGAACCCGCTAATTTTCCTCTGGCAGGGCCCGCCAACCGCCAGGGACGCATTGCTGCTGATAACATGCTAGATCGTCACAGCCTTTACCATGGCAGTCAGGGGACATCCATTTGTAAGGTATTTTCGCTGAGTATTGGCAGCGTCGGTGCGAATGAAAAGCAGCTGAAAGTTCATGGCACCCGATACGAGAAGGTTTACGTCCATGCCGCTGATCATGCCGGTTACTACCCGGGGGCAACGATGATCAGTCTGAAACTGCTGTTCAGCCCCGATACCGGTAAAATTCTCGGGGCTCAGGCATCAGGGAAAAAAGGGGTTGATAAACGCATCGATGTCCTGTCTGTCGCACAGCGCGCGGGGCTTACCGTCAACGATCTCGAACATCTTGAGCTGACTTATGCTCCACCTTTTAACAGTGCAAGGGACGTCGTTAACCAGGCTGGTATGGTGGCGACAAATGTAATGAAAGGAGATACGGTCATATGTCATGTCAGCGATGTGTTACAACGGGAACCGGGCAGTTATTGTTTACTTGATATTCGCTCTCCTGCCGAACTGAAACAATTTGGTGAATATCCTGACGCGCTATCCATCCCTCTTGATTCCCTGCGGGAAAACCTTGGAAAATTGCCTAAAGATAAAGAAATTTTTATAGGATGTCAGAGTGGCCTGCGCGGGCATGTGGCATACCGTATTCTGCAGGCTCACGGCTTCCGGACATATAATCTGAGTGGTGGTTTCATAACCTGGCAGACGGTAACGGAGTCAATGAGTAAATAA
- the umuC gene encoding translesion error-prone DNA polymerase V subunit UmuC, whose protein sequence is MFCLVDCNSFYASCERVFRPDLVNKPIVCLSNNDGMVVARSAEAKKLGIQNGDVYFQKKAFFEANGVHVFSSNYALYAEISRRVCETLFKFSSNTEVYSIDEVFLSFEGMQKNYNFDDYGREIKKTVLKSTHIPVGVGVSTTKTLAKLANKAAKTWTKTGGVVDLSSPERQRKLLPYIDVSDVWGVGRRYATRLNSMGIRTALDLANAPTSLIRNTFGVVLERTQRELNGESCIALEEVRKVKQQIISSRSFGQKIEHYEAMHQAVCEYAERAGEKLREEKQYCRCITVFIGTSYYSKTAPYSGQQTVKLENPTADTREIIAAAVAGLRHIWQEGYRYHKAGVMLSDFYDSATSQLDLFGENRLFANGEALMGVMDRINRSGRGKLWFAGQGIDKDWAMRRELLSPSYLTNINEIPRVRIG, encoded by the coding sequence ATGTTCTGCCTGGTGGATTGCAACTCATTTTACGCATCCTGCGAGAGAGTCTTTCGGCCCGATCTGGTGAACAAACCAATTGTATGCCTTTCGAACAATGATGGCATGGTCGTGGCACGTTCAGCGGAAGCTAAAAAATTAGGTATCCAGAATGGTGACGTGTACTTCCAGAAGAAAGCATTCTTTGAAGCTAACGGTGTACATGTTTTCAGTTCTAACTATGCCTTGTACGCGGAGATCTCCCGTAGGGTGTGTGAGACATTATTTAAATTCTCAAGTAATACTGAGGTCTACAGTATTGATGAAGTTTTCCTTTCGTTTGAAGGAATGCAGAAAAATTATAATTTTGATGACTATGGAAGAGAAATAAAGAAAACCGTATTAAAGAGCACCCATATACCTGTGGGGGTGGGCGTATCGACAACTAAAACTTTGGCAAAACTAGCAAATAAAGCTGCAAAAACATGGACTAAAACAGGCGGAGTGGTTGATCTTAGCAGTCCAGAAAGACAACGCAAATTATTGCCATATATTGATGTAAGCGATGTCTGGGGGGTGGGCCGGAGATATGCCACCAGACTGAACAGCATGGGCATCAGGACAGCTCTCGATCTGGCCAATGCGCCAACATCGCTTATCCGTAACACATTTGGAGTCGTTCTGGAGCGAACTCAGCGCGAATTGAATGGCGAGTCCTGCATAGCCCTGGAAGAGGTGAGGAAGGTTAAGCAGCAGATCATCAGCTCGCGTTCATTCGGCCAGAAAATAGAGCACTACGAAGCAATGCACCAGGCGGTGTGTGAGTATGCCGAACGTGCAGGCGAGAAGCTGCGCGAAGAGAAGCAATACTGTCGCTGCATAACGGTTTTTATTGGCACAAGTTACTATTCGAAAACGGCCCCTTACAGTGGCCAGCAGACGGTCAAGCTGGAAAACCCCACCGCCGATACCCGGGAAATCATTGCGGCTGCGGTCGCAGGGCTCCGGCATATCTGGCAGGAGGGATACCGATACCATAAAGCCGGAGTGATGCTATCTGACTTTTATGATAGCGCCACCAGCCAGCTCGATTTGTTTGGTGAGAACCGGCTCTTTGCCAATGGTGAAGCGTTGATGGGCGTGATGGATAGAATTAACCGGTCAGGCCGGGGGAAATTATGGTTTGCGGGCCAGGGCATCGACAAAGACTGGGCGATGCGGCGGGAGTTATTGTCACCATCCTATCTCACTAATATTAACGAAATCCCTCGCGTCAGGATTGGCTAA
- a CDS encoding transcriptional regulator, with amino-acid sequence MEMEKQDWHKADIIAALHKKGLSLASLSRANGLSSSTLANALTRDWPRGEIIIANAIGEEPQEIWPSRYFDKAGMPIKRIIRKPV; translated from the coding sequence ATGGAGATGGAAAAACAGGACTGGCATAAGGCAGACATCATAGCTGCGCTACACAAGAAAGGTTTGTCACTTGCCTCACTGAGTAGGGCTAACGGTCTTTCAAGCAGCACCCTGGCAAATGCACTGACACGTGACTGGCCAAGAGGTGAGATCATCATCGCTAATGCAATTGGTGAAGAACCTCAAGAAATATGGCCATCCCGATATTTTGATAAGGCAGGAATGCCAATCAAGAGAATCATAAGAAAACCGGTTTAA
- a CDS encoding DNA-binding protein: MTEDNAGSVSGKEQNAPKANAHLDRLFDFIVTEIKEQGAAPSYEQICSSLGYSKGLVSRRIRQLHDQGRIIIDGDRKSMTLRVAKGQGHDDIAELPDMTSDRKAIISYVKKYMNRNGGRGPSVHAIGKALGFSNNKARRHVDYLDEVEKVRYSPHLNEVIVINQGDYVKITQDNDEPQSPAEG; this comes from the coding sequence ATGACTGAAGACAACGCCGGTAGTGTTTCTGGAAAAGAACAGAACGCCCCAAAAGCAAATGCCCACCTGGACAGGCTCTTTGATTTTATTGTTACAGAAATCAAAGAGCAGGGTGCAGCACCGTCTTACGAGCAGATCTGTTCTTCTCTGGGGTATTCAAAAGGTCTCGTTTCCCGGCGTATCCGGCAGCTGCATGACCAGGGACGAATCATTATCGATGGCGACAGAAAGTCTATGACGCTGCGCGTGGCGAAAGGGCAAGGACATGATGACATTGCCGAACTACCGGACATGACCAGCGATAGGAAAGCGATCATCTCCTACGTCAAAAAATACATGAACAGAAATGGTGGCCGTGGCCCATCAGTTCACGCAATAGGTAAAGCTCTCGGCTTCTCGAATAACAAGGCGCGTAGACATGTGGACTATCTCGACGAAGTAGAGAAGGTACGTTACAGCCCTCATCTTAATGAAGTAATCGTTATCAATCAGGGTGATTACGTTAAAATTACACAGGACAACGATGAACCACAGAGCCCGGCAGAAGGTTAG
- a CDS encoding DNA-binding protein: MPNCIPLNPVLPKNFDDTPNEKRSKSQLDAWWDHPYGITRPDGKITVRCLNGGAWDRSTVLGVADNYEEACELAEREQSAWVKRRAEPIFYYSVEAPFRAVRDAQRPDQEQTFVASFDTQDELISWLNSQKTS, from the coding sequence GTGCCAAACTGCATACCCCTTAATCCGGTATTACCTAAAAACTTCGACGATACACCTAATGAAAAGCGGTCAAAGTCTCAGCTTGATGCCTGGTGGGATCATCCATATGGCATTACTCGCCCGGACGGGAAAATCACTGTTCGATGCCTGAATGGAGGAGCTTGGGATCGTTCAACAGTGCTGGGAGTAGCGGACAATTACGAAGAAGCCTGCGAGCTCGCAGAGCGCGAGCAATCAGCATGGGTCAAACGCCGTGCGGAGCCAATATTCTACTATAGTGTTGAAGCTCCATTCAGAGCGGTAAGGGATGCACAACGTCCTGATCAGGAGCAGACCTTTGTCGCGTCTTTTGACACGCAAGATGAGCTAATCAGCTGGCTTAATAGTCAGAAAACCAGTTAA
- the umuD gene encoding translesion error-prone DNA polymerase V autoproteolytic subunit, producing MKLIPVTQQSPGQYPLFSQAVPAGFPSPADDYINEFIDLNEHLIKHPSATYFLRVTGSSMIDARIHEGDLVIVDSSLEAKEGDIVIATVDGDFTIKRLQLSPAPALLPMNSRMSPIYLKEGEELAIFGVVTFIVYKAL from the coding sequence ATGAAACTTATCCCAGTGACACAACAATCACCTGGTCAATACCCGCTATTCAGTCAGGCTGTACCTGCTGGCTTTCCCAGCCCGGCAGATGATTACATAAATGAATTCATAGACTTAAACGAACACCTTATCAAACACCCATCTGCGACCTATTTTCTGCGGGTTACAGGTTCATCAATGATTGATGCACGTATTCACGAAGGTGACCTGGTGATTGTGGATAGCTCACTTGAGGCAAAAGAGGGGGATATTGTGATCGCGACCGTCGATGGCGATTTCACCATTAAGCGGTTGCAGCTAAGCCCGGCTCCCGCGCTACTGCCAATGAATAGCCGGATGTCACCGATCTATCTGAAAGAAGGCGAAGAACTGGCCATTTTTGGCGTGGTGACCTTCATCGTATACAAGGCCTTGTGA
- a CDS encoding IS110 family transposase: MTITTVGIDLAKNVFAVHGVDQNGRTVLVKPKVSRAALPELIASLPPCVIGMEACSGAHYWARLFRQYGHEPRLMAAKFVSPYRMAGKSGKNDAADAQAICEAVRRPHMRFVPVKDESQQAMQCLHRTRQGFIEEKTATYNRLRGLISEFGVIAPQSADALRHMVSVQKSSLPLQVQQCVDDLMEHVDRIEANITEYDRILSHIAKTDHRSQRLMELKGVGPTTACALVASIGNAHDFKNGRQLAAWLGLTPSQYSSGGKSKLGRITKAGDSYLRTLLVQGARSVLIGAGKRTDSFSRWVCMLVERRGYWRAVVAIAAKNARLCWASLHYGDDFRLYSVN, translated from the coding sequence ATGACTATCACGACTGTCGGTATCGATCTTGCTAAAAATGTGTTTGCTGTTCACGGTGTTGATCAAAATGGTAGAACTGTTCTGGTTAAGCCTAAAGTATCGCGTGCTGCACTTCCTGAGTTAATTGCAAGTTTGCCTCCCTGTGTTATCGGGATGGAAGCATGCTCCGGGGCTCACTACTGGGCAAGATTGTTTCGGCAGTATGGTCATGAGCCACGTCTGATGGCTGCTAAGTTTGTATCGCCTTATCGTATGGCCGGAAAATCAGGAAAAAATGATGCAGCTGATGCTCAGGCTATCTGTGAAGCTGTTCGTCGTCCGCATATGCGGTTCGTACCAGTGAAAGACGAAAGCCAGCAGGCCATGCAGTGTTTACATCGTACCCGTCAGGGTTTTATCGAAGAGAAAACAGCAACGTATAATCGTCTGCGAGGATTGATATCTGAATTCGGTGTCATCGCGCCACAAAGTGCTGATGCCCTGCGCCACATGGTTTCTGTGCAGAAGAGCTCTTTACCGCTTCAGGTTCAGCAATGTGTTGATGATTTGATGGAACACGTTGATCGCATTGAAGCTAACATCACTGAATATGACCGAATTTTGTCCCACATAGCCAAAACAGATCATCGCAGTCAGCGGCTGATGGAGCTAAAGGGCGTTGGTCCCACAACGGCCTGTGCACTGGTCGCCAGTATCGGTAATGCACATGATTTTAAAAATGGACGTCAACTGGCAGCCTGGCTGGGGCTGACGCCATCACAATACAGCAGCGGGGGAAAGTCGAAACTCGGCAGGATCACAAAAGCCGGTGATTCGTATCTGCGAACGCTTCTGGTTCAGGGGGCTCGTTCAGTGCTTATTGGCGCCGGGAAAAGGACTGACTCATTCAGCCGTTGGGTTTGTATGTTGGTTGAGCGCAGAGGGTACTGGCGGGCTGTTGTGGCCATCGCCGCCAAAAATGCGCGGCTGTGTTGGGCATCACTACATTACGGTGATGATTTCCGGCTGTACTCAGTCAACTAA
- a CDS encoding GNAT family N-acetyltransferase yields MTVLSAPEMRFGTKQDIPFIIAVIRDGMRDGYFNFDDDDGLSQFESQISEAIARRERGENCADFLFVFDDPNNGAAIGFALLTGKNGANGLASHLEIRMFGVTRSERQKGFGRSMLQSILGATPGHKLEASCLPASVVMARLLTNTGFHVKEISPFGKRTFRR; encoded by the coding sequence ATGACGGTGTTATCTGCCCCTGAAATGCGCTTTGGAACCAAACAGGATATACCCTTTATCATAGCGGTGATTCGCGACGGTATGAGGGATGGGTATTTTAACTTTGATGATGATGACGGACTGTCTCAGTTCGAAAGTCAGATCTCAGAAGCCATTGCCAGGCGGGAACGGGGAGAGAATTGCGCCGATTTCTTGTTTGTATTTGATGACCCAAATAATGGCGCAGCGATAGGATTTGCCCTGCTGACTGGCAAAAATGGCGCAAATGGACTTGCTTCACATTTGGAAATCAGGATGTTTGGTGTTACCAGGAGTGAAAGACAAAAAGGATTTGGGCGATCTATGTTGCAAAGTATTCTGGGTGCTACTCCCGGCCATAAACTGGAAGCATCCTGTCTTCCTGCATCAGTTGTCATGGCCAGATTGCTGACCAATACGGGTTTTCACGTTAAAGAAATAAGCCCATTTGGAAAGCGTACTTTCCGGCGCTAA
- a CDS encoding resolvase codes for MFIRAYLRASTEDQFADRAKEMLEQFVQQRGHKIASYYRENISGTKLDRPELGRLLMDSHHNDILLVEQIDRLTRLSNSDWMTLKKQIEKHELRIVSLDVPTSWQALSDKDPSQADPITRAVITAINNMLIDLMAAMSHKDWLSRRQRQKQGIERAHTLGKYQGKQADRERHQKVLYYRQVKKLSIRETADATGYSASQVCRIQALYKNNEFS; via the coding sequence ATGTTCATCAGAGCTTATTTAAGGGCATCGACGGAAGATCAGTTCGCTGACCGGGCAAAAGAGATGCTGGAGCAGTTCGTTCAGCAGCGGGGACATAAAATCGCCAGCTACTACCGGGAGAATATCAGCGGCACAAAACTTGATCGCCCTGAGCTGGGGCGCTTACTGATGGACAGTCACCACAATGATATCTTGCTGGTCGAACAGATAGACCGTCTGACCCGTCTGAGCAACAGCGACTGGATGACGCTGAAAAAGCAGATAGAAAAACATGAGCTGCGGATTGTCAGTCTTGATGTGCCCACCTCATGGCAGGCGCTGTCAGATAAAGATCCTTCGCAGGCGGACCCGATTACTCGCGCAGTAATAACCGCCATCAATAACATGCTAATCGACCTGATGGCCGCGATGTCGCATAAGGACTGGCTGAGCCGCCGCCAGCGGCAAAAACAGGGGATTGAACGGGCTCATACACTAGGTAAATACCAAGGTAAGCAAGCTGATCGGGAGCGTCACCAGAAAGTACTGTATTATCGGCAGGTTAAGAAATTGAGTATTCGTGAAACCGCAGATGCAACAGGTTACAGTGCTTCGCAGGTATGTCGGATACAAGCGCTGTATAAAAATAATGAATTTTCCTGA
- a CDS encoding Tn3 family transposase, whose product MARRQILSLSERESLLALPDDELTLTRMAYFSEHDLALISAHRKPASRFGFAVLLCYLKNVGFAPDKKISPSDALLKHIASRLKLTGDLWPAYLSGRDTTRREHLTELYRYLGVKAFTGKIQQDCITHLLSMATRTDKGILLAEELLVYLRQNNVIIPAIDVVERTCAEVMAGGDKIVFHTLNAPLTPAHRDALDHLLESSDNQPSRLTWLLQPPGKINGKNVLQHLDRLSSIESLALPEGIDRTIHQNRLLKLAREGRKMSSRDLTRFSAARRHAILVCVLEEARATLTDEVIELHERMLNSLFSKAKRTQAERLQQTGKLIQSKLRQYIDVGQALSDARDSGGDPWLAIENILPWAEFVASLDETRHLARKNNFDPLHIITEKYSTLRKYTPRMLSALQLVATPAAQPLADALVVIKDMYRKQSRKVPAAAPLEFVPESWRKVVITPVGIDRQYYEFCALSELKGALRSGDIWVKGSRRYKNFDDYLIPEKDFDKLTPALPLPVSADYHEYITSRMTLLQSRLEEVNAMAALGELPDVEISDRGVKVSPLDNCVPAQVSPLAELVYSMLPRPKITEILDEVNSWTTFTRHFSHIKNDITRPDTRLLLTTILADGINLGLTKMAEACPGSTKSSLEDIQAWYIRDETYSAALAELVNAQGKRPLAAFWGDGTTSSSDGQNFRTGSSGRYAGQVNPKYGQEPGRQFYTHISDQYSPFYTCIISRVRDSTHVLDGLLYHESDLEIREHYTDTAGFTDHVFALMHLLGFAFCPRIRDLHDNKLFIKGKAEKYPALQSLISTTSLNLKEIEIHWREVLRLATSIKQGTVTASLMLKKLASYPKQNGLAKALREIGRIERTLFMLDWFRDPALRRRVQAGLNKGEARNALARAVFMHRLGEIRDRKPENQSYRASGLTLLTAAISLWNTVYMERAVDALKRKGVKINEQLLSHLSPLGWEHINLTGDYIWKSNRIPASGKFRRLRPAKVERSKNSLNEWKGLPLIMRLINSCAIMGYTSSRRNSL is encoded by the coding sequence ATGGCAAGGAGGCAGATTCTTTCTCTGTCGGAAAGAGAATCATTACTGGCATTACCGGACGATGAGTTAACGCTGACCCGAATGGCCTATTTCAGTGAGCATGATCTGGCGCTTATCAGTGCTCACCGTAAACCCGCCAGCCGTTTTGGTTTTGCCGTCCTTCTTTGCTATCTGAAAAATGTCGGCTTTGCCCCGGATAAAAAAATCTCTCCCTCTGATGCGCTGCTGAAGCATATCGCCAGCAGGCTAAAGCTTACCGGGGATCTCTGGCCTGCTTACCTTTCCGGCCGGGATACGACCCGGCGTGAGCATTTAACCGAACTGTACCGCTATCTTGGCGTAAAGGCGTTCACCGGCAAAATACAGCAGGACTGTATTACGCACCTGTTATCGATGGCGACGCGCACCGATAAAGGCATTCTCCTAGCCGAAGAGTTACTTGTCTATCTCCGGCAGAACAACGTGATAATCCCCGCGATTGATGTCGTGGAGCGTACCTGTGCTGAAGTCATGGCAGGCGGCGATAAAATCGTATTTCATACCCTGAATGCCCCGTTAACTCCGGCTCACAGGGATGCCCTGGATCATTTACTTGAGTCATCAGATAATCAGCCTTCCAGGCTGACATGGCTTCTGCAACCGCCGGGTAAAATCAATGGTAAGAACGTGCTGCAACATCTTGATCGGCTCAGCAGCATTGAATCGCTGGCATTACCTGAAGGTATAGATCGTACCATTCACCAGAACCGGTTGCTGAAACTGGCGCGGGAAGGCCGAAAGATGAGTAGCCGGGATTTGACCCGATTTTCAGCTGCCCGGCGTCATGCGATCCTGGTGTGCGTGCTGGAAGAAGCCAGAGCCACACTGACAGACGAAGTGATTGAGCTGCATGAGCGAATGCTGAATAGTCTTTTCAGCAAAGCCAAACGAACACAGGCTGAGCGCCTTCAGCAGACCGGAAAGCTGATCCAGTCAAAACTGAGGCAGTACATCGATGTCGGTCAGGCGCTGTCTGATGCCCGTGATTCCGGTGGCGATCCCTGGCTCGCAATAGAAAACATACTCCCATGGGCTGAATTTGTCGCCAGTCTGGATGAAACACGCCATCTCGCCAGAAAAAATAATTTTGACCCGCTGCATATTATTACCGAGAAATACAGCACATTACGGAAATATACCCCACGCATGTTGTCCGCTTTACAGTTAGTCGCAACCCCGGCAGCGCAACCTCTGGCTGATGCACTGGTTGTGATCAAGGATATGTACCGGAAGCAGTCACGTAAAGTTCCGGCGGCAGCGCCGCTTGAGTTTGTCCCTGAAAGCTGGCGCAAGGTGGTGATTACACCTGTGGGTATTGACCGGCAGTACTATGAGTTTTGTGCACTCAGCGAGCTTAAGGGGGCGTTGCGCTCCGGGGATATCTGGGTTAAAGGCTCGCGCCGCTACAAAAATTTTGATGATTACCTCATACCCGAGAAGGACTTTGACAAACTCACACCGGCACTGCCACTGCCCGTATCTGCTGATTATCATGAGTACATTACCAGCCGTATGACCCTGCTTCAGTCCAGACTTGAAGAGGTCAATGCCATGGCTGCCCTTGGTGAACTGCCCGATGTGGAAATATCCGACAGGGGCGTAAAAGTCTCTCCGCTGGATAACTGCGTTCCGGCGCAGGTTTCACCGCTGGCAGAGCTGGTTTACAGCATGCTACCGCGACCTAAAATCACGGAAATTCTCGATGAGGTAAACAGCTGGACGACGTTTACCCGACATTTTTCGCATATAAAAAATGACATTACCCGTCCCGATACCCGCTTGCTCCTCACCACCATTCTTGCGGATGGCATCAATCTTGGCCTGACCAAAATGGCAGAAGCCTGCCCCGGGAGCACCAAATCATCACTCGAAGATATTCAGGCATGGTACATCCGTGACGAAACCTATTCAGCCGCTCTTGCAGAGCTGGTAAATGCGCAGGGGAAAAGACCGTTGGCGGCATTTTGGGGAGACGGAACAACGTCATCATCAGATGGACAAAATTTCAGAACCGGCAGCTCAGGCCGCTACGCAGGGCAGGTTAACCCGAAATATGGGCAAGAGCCTGGACGTCAGTTTTATACCCATATTTCGGATCAATACAGCCCGTTTTACACCTGCATAATCAGTCGGGTCAGGGATTCAACCCATGTTCTCGATGGCTTGCTGTACCACGAAAGCGACCTGGAAATCAGGGAACATTACACCGATACCGCTGGTTTCACCGATCATGTCTTTGCCCTGATGCATCTGTTGGGATTTGCGTTCTGTCCGCGAATCAGGGATCTCCACGACAACAAACTGTTTATCAAAGGGAAAGCAGAGAAATACCCGGCGCTTCAGTCACTGATATCAACGACCAGCCTGAATCTGAAAGAGATCGAAATCCACTGGCGTGAAGTGCTGCGTCTGGCAACCTCGATAAAGCAGGGAACCGTGACGGCATCCCTGATGCTGAAAAAGCTTGCCAGCTATCCCAAGCAAAACGGACTTGCCAAAGCACTGAGAGAAATTGGCCGCATTGAGCGAACCCTGTTTATGCTCGACTGGTTCCGCGACCCGGCTCTGCGTCGGCGGGTACAGGCGGGGCTGAATAAAGGCGAAGCCCGTAACGCGCTGGCGCGTGCGGTATTTATGCACCGACTGGGAGAAATCAGGGACAGAAAACCGGAAAATCAGAGCTATCGCGCCAGTGGACTGACGCTGCTGACGGCTGCCATATCCCTGTGGAATACCGTCTATATGGAAAGAGCGGTCGATGCCCTGAAGCGTAAAGGGGTGAAGATCAACGAGCAACTGCTGTCGCATTTGTCGCCGTTGGGCTGGGAACACATCAATCTGACAGGTGATTATATCTGGAAAAGCAACCGGATACCGGCTTCTGGTAAGTTTCGTCGGCTAAGACCAGCTAAAGTCGAAAGGTCAAAAAACAGCCTTAACGAATGGAAGGGACTTCCCCTGATTATGCGCCTGATTAACTCTTGTGCAATCATGGGGTACACATCGTCCCGGAGGAATTCGTTATGA